A genome region from Glycine max cultivar Williams 82 chromosome 5, Glycine_max_v4.0, whole genome shotgun sequence includes the following:
- the LOC100796221 gene encoding uncharacterized protein → MPVSPPDVAPTPSPPPSKARPSSSHVNAPGPSLVPASPPSPSSVDARGPSLVPTSTPSSSPPMGNFPIDEHAANLAMEDPALNNCPMRKLVWRPEEENEIQKAFNSKTSHILSKMFRDARNENKRPYWIGDRVWNDLLSHWNAPEYRSKCAQAKKNRASEKGGCMHTGRSISLQDHAIRLSEELGRFVYVDEVFQQTHLRKDTEEFEARLSQARSDAASSIGESQLTPLDPAEEQRLRSRCWVAAARPKCKGRLYGIGDLAHTYKCGSDRFMQHTQGSFGHAEDAAEINRLREELRQSKEEMHVFQSVVLQFLPPEVWNIINQQQQTHQQHQDHHQDQADDQQTDDQ, encoded by the exons ATGCCAGTTAGCCCTCCCGATGTTGCACCTACACCATCTCCACCTCCAAGTAAAGCTAGACCATCTTCATCTCATGTTAATGCACCTGGACCATCTCTGGTACCTGCATCCCCACCATCTCCATCCTCCGTTGATGCACGTGGACCATCCCTAGTACCTACATCCACACCTTCCTCATCTCCGCCTATGGGCAATTTTCCAATAGATGAACATGCTGCAAATTTGGCAATGGAAGACCCCGCTCTTAATAATTGTCCTATG AGAAAATTGGTCTGGAGACCCgaggaagagaatgaaatacaaaaagcttttaactCGAAAACTTCTCACATACTTTCTAAGATGTTTAGGGATGcccgaaatgaaaataaaaggccaTATTGGATTGGAGATCGTGTTTGGAATGATCTGTTATCACATTGGAATGCACCTGAGTATCGCTCCAAGTGTGCTCAGGCAAAAAAAAATCGAGCATCTGAAAAGGGTGGGTGTATGCACACAGGTCGTTCTATCAGCTTGCAGGATCATGCCATTCGCTTG TCAGAGGAGCTTGGTCGATTTGTATATGTAGATGAGGTCTTTCAACAAACTCATTTACGAAAGGATACTG AAGAATTTGAGGCTAGACTATCTCAAGCTAGGTCTGATGCTGCATCAAGTATTGGTGAATCCCAACTCACTCCCTTAGACCCTGCTGAAGAACAAAGACTTAGGAGTCGGTGTTGGGTTGCAGCGGCAAGACCAAAGTGTAAGGGACGCCTTTATGGTATTGGAGACCTTGCTCATACTTACAAATGCGGAAGTGACAGGTTCATGCAACATACACAAGGATCTTTTGGTCACGCTGAAGATGCTGCAGAGATTAACCGCCTGAGGGAGGAGCTGCGTCAATCAAAAGAGGAGATGCATGTTTTTCAGTCAGTAGTCCTTCAGTTCCTACCTCCAGAGGTGTGGAACATTAttaatcaacaacaacaaactcaCCAACAACATCAGGACCATCACCAGGACCAGGCAGATGACCAGCAGACAGATGATCAGTAG